A genomic window from Archaeoglobus profundus DSM 5631 includes:
- a CDS encoding PaaI family thioesterase, with protein sequence MFHDLFGIEVLEVKDGFARVKAKVKKEFLNIHGTAHGGFIFTLADTAFGLAVNYDSPRMAINVNINFIKPAFEGDELVAEARVEGGGKRVKFCLLRVYRGDDLIAEGTAIAYGIKKV encoded by the coding sequence ATGTTTCACGATTTATTCGGAATCGAAGTCTTGGAGGTAAAAGATGGATTTGCGAGGGTTAAGGCAAAGGTTAAGAAGGAATTTCTAAACATTCACGGCACAGCACACGGTGGGTTCATATTTACCTTAGCAGATACAGCTTTCGGCTTAGCAGTTAACTATGACTCCCCAAGAATGGCTATAAACGTCAACATCAACTTCATCAAGCCTGCATTTGAAGGGGACGAGCTTGTTGCTGAGGCTAGGGTTGAAGGTGGCGGGAAAAGGGTAAAGTTCTGTCTGTTAAGGGTTTACAGAGGCGATGATTTGATAGCTGAAGGAACTGCAATCGCTTACGGGATAAAAAAGGTTTAA
- a CDS encoding argininosuccinate synthase encodes MSKVVLSYSGGLDTTVAIFLLKEKYGFDEVITVTVDIGQPEEDIRKAEERGKKYADKHYTVDAKKEFVEALMQLIKANGEYEGYVLGTALARPIIAEKVVEVAKKEGADAIAHGCTGKGNDQLRFENVFYQYGFRVIAPMRELNLTREWEIEYAKEKGIEVPATKEKPYSIDENLWSRSVEGGKLEDPTFIPEDIWEWTADPKDAPDEPEIIKIDFEKGIPVALNDERMDGLELIRKLNEIGGKHGVGRTDIIEDRVLGLKSRECYEHPAATILIAAHRDLERLVLSRRELKFKRFVEEEWAELVYYGLTNDPLFDALNAFIDKTQERVTGWVKVKLFKGNVMPVARYSDFALYKPELTSFDTTAIDQKYAEGFSRFHGLQGRIYRKIMKKLSH; translated from the coding sequence ATGAGCAAGGTAGTTTTATCCTATTCCGGTGGGCTGGATACAACAGTTGCGATATTCCTTCTTAAGGAAAAATACGGTTTTGATGAGGTAATTACTGTAACCGTAGACATAGGACAGCCCGAAGAAGATATTAGAAAGGCTGAAGAGAGAGGTAAGAAGTATGCGGACAAGCATTATACAGTTGATGCAAAGAAAGAGTTTGTCGAGGCTTTAATGCAGTTGATAAAGGCTAACGGAGAGTACGAAGGCTACGTTTTGGGAACGGCTTTAGCGAGACCGATTATAGCTGAAAAGGTTGTTGAAGTTGCCAAAAAAGAGGGGGCAGATGCAATCGCACACGGTTGCACTGGCAAAGGAAACGATCAGCTCAGATTTGAAAACGTGTTTTACCAGTACGGTTTTAGGGTTATAGCTCCGATGAGAGAGTTGAATTTAACGAGGGAGTGGGAGATTGAGTACGCTAAGGAGAAAGGTATAGAAGTTCCTGCAACGAAGGAAAAGCCGTACAGTATTGATGAAAACTTGTGGAGCAGAAGCGTTGAGGGAGGTAAGCTGGAAGATCCAACGTTTATTCCTGAGGATATCTGGGAGTGGACTGCAGATCCTAAAGATGCTCCAGATGAGCCCGAAATTATAAAAATCGATTTTGAGAAGGGAATTCCGGTTGCCTTGAACGATGAAAGGATGGACGGGCTAGAACTCATCAGAAAACTCAACGAGATTGGAGGTAAGCATGGTGTCGGCAGGACCGACATAATAGAGGATAGAGTTTTGGGATTGAAGTCAAGGGAATGTTACGAGCATCCAGCAGCTACGATTCTCATAGCAGCTCACAGGGATTTGGAAAGGCTAGTTCTAAGTAGGAGGGAGCTTAAGTTTAAGAGGTTTGTTGAAGAGGAGTGGGCTGAACTCGTTTACTACGGCCTAACGAACGATCCGCTCTTCGATGCCCTCAACGCGTTCATAGATAAGACTCAGGAGAGAGTTACAGGATGGGTCAAGGTTAAGTTATTCAAGGGAAATGTAATGCCCGTTGCGAGGTATTCAGATTTCGCATTGTATAAACCGGAACTAACTTCATTCGATACTACAGCAATAGATCAAAAGTATGCGGAAGGATTCTCAAGGTTCCACGGGTTGCAAGGTAGGATTTACAGGAAAATAATGAAAAAGCTATCCCATTAA
- a CDS encoding NOG1 family protein, producing MFEAKKLPTVLTAEELLDKAFGRASKVGGRTPRERALNKLATVSNVLRDYFNKIIKSHPSYDNLPDFYKEMIDLVVGIRRIKKALAALNWANEMTQKIINKAVREIKGGKNPVQVLRSAYGRISSIIEQIDEELRFLNELKKTLREIPALTDEPTVVVAGYPNVGKSSFVAKVSTVKPEIASYPFTTKSIHVGYIELERGKRIQIIDTPGLLDRPLEKRNEIERKAILCLKHVANCILFIIDPTMDLKPQMKLLEEIKENFDVPVIVVYSKADLHDKRDLPAFSSVTGEGIEDVLKRIREVLKV from the coding sequence GTGTTCGAAGCGAAGAAGTTACCGACAGTCTTAACAGCTGAAGAACTTCTGGATAAAGCCTTCGGAAGAGCTTCAAAGGTAGGAGGTAGAACGCCAAGAGAGAGGGCATTAAACAAGCTTGCAACAGTTTCAAACGTTTTGAGGGATTACTTTAATAAAATAATAAAGTCTCATCCGAGTTACGACAACCTTCCAGATTTCTATAAGGAAATGATAGATCTAGTCGTAGGTATCAGAAGGATTAAGAAGGCTTTAGCAGCTTTAAATTGGGCTAACGAGATGACACAGAAAATAATAAACAAGGCTGTTAGAGAAATTAAAGGGGGTAAAAATCCCGTTCAGGTTTTGAGATCTGCTTACGGTAGGATTTCATCTATTATTGAGCAGATAGATGAGGAACTAAGATTTCTCAATGAGCTTAAAAAGACTTTGAGGGAAATCCCAGCCCTAACAGATGAGCCAACGGTAGTCGTTGCCGGTTATCCAAATGTCGGTAAATCAAGCTTCGTTGCTAAAGTTTCAACAGTTAAGCCAGAAATAGCAAGCTATCCATTCACGACAAAGAGTATTCACGTGGGATACATAGAGCTTGAGAGAGGTAAGAGAATACAGATAATCGATACTCCCGGTCTCTTAGATAGGCCTCTTGAGAAGAGAAATGAGATAGAAAGAAAGGCTATTCTCTGCTTAAAGCATGTCGCGAACTGTATCCTATTTATAATCGATCCTACAATGGATTTGAAGCCTCAAATGAAGCTTTTGGAGGAGATTAAAGAGAACTTCGATGTTCCAGTTATAGTAGTTTACAGTAAAGCGGATTTGCATGACAAGAGAGATTTGCCGGCCTTTTCGAGCGTAACTGGAGAGGGAATAGAGGATGTACTGAAAAGAATAAGAGAGGTTCTAAAGGTTTAA